Proteins encoded in a region of the Clostridium beijerinckii genome:
- a CDS encoding galactose ABC transporter substrate-binding protein: protein MKRFNVILHNIIITFMITIIMLSCTREIANASQIFSKDRPINVAVLLYSFDDIYISLIRQNLEKIQKENEGKIKFTFYDGKNDQSVQNSSIDELIKKRGVDLFLVNLVTTHSTQEVVEKVKRVNIPIILFSKEPAAIEAIKSYNKCCYVGTRVEEAGLLQGGIITNLWNEKKSVMDKNKDNVLQYIMLMGQENNLDAVKETEYPILKVNNSKIKTQELAVRACNWNEDEAKEVIKALFLQYGNRIEAIFANNDPMAIGAIKALQEYGYNKGENTPTIPVVGIEAIPEARELIDAGMMTGSVFQDPSEVAKVLYNVGMNYVYNRNPLYSTNYEFDETGISVRLPYQEYLGK from the coding sequence ATGAAAAGATTTAATGTGATATTACATAATATAATTATTACATTTATGATAACAATTATAATGTTATCTTGTACTAGAGAAATAGCTAATGCGAGCCAAATTTTCAGTAAAGACAGACCAATTAATGTTGCAGTATTATTATATAGCTTTGATGATATTTATATATCATTAATACGTCAAAACTTAGAAAAAATTCAAAAGGAGAATGAAGGGAAAATAAAATTTACTTTTTATGATGGCAAAAATGATCAATCAGTGCAAAATTCAAGCATAGATGAATTAATTAAAAAAAGAGGTGTTGATCTATTCTTAGTGAATTTAGTTACAACGCATAGCACACAAGAAGTTGTCGAGAAGGTTAAAAGAGTAAATATTCCAATAATTTTATTTAGTAAAGAACCTGCTGCTATTGAGGCTATAAAGTCTTATAACAAGTGTTGCTATGTTGGAACTAGGGTAGAAGAAGCAGGGTTATTGCAGGGAGGAATCATTACTAATTTATGGAATGAGAAAAAATCAGTTATGGATAAAAATAAAGATAATGTACTACAATATATTATGCTAATGGGACAGGAAAATAACTTAGATGCAGTTAAGGAAACAGAGTATCCTATTCTAAAGGTTAATAATTCTAAAATAAAAACTCAAGAGCTCGCAGTAAGAGCTTGTAATTGGAATGAAGATGAGGCTAAAGAAGTTATTAAAGCATTATTTCTACAATATGGAAATAGGATCGAAGCAATATTTGCAAATAATGATCCTATGGCTATAGGCGCTATTAAAGCATTACAAGAATATGGTTATAATAAAGGCGAGAATACGCCAACAATACCGGTAGTTGGAATTGAGGCAATACCAGAAGCCAGAGAATTAATTGATGCTGGCATGATGACTGGTTCCGTATTTCAAGACCCATCAGAGGTTGCTAAAGTTCTTTACAATGTTGGAATGAACTATGTGTATAATAGAAATCCATTATATAGTACAAATTACGAATTTGATGAAACAGGAATTTCAGTCCGTCTTCCCTATCAGGAATATTTGGGTAAGTAA
- a CDS encoding LysR family transcriptional regulator, with product MNLHGLRLFYMVAKAGSVTVASEQLKISQPAITSQIKKFERENDITLFLPRGRGICLSEIGEQLVKEADAVFKIENRMESLIDNYKKGKNGTLKIAGNYLSTNFLIPMWAAKLKKENKDINVEINTLNTEEAIDHLISYKVDVAVLGSGAMKYTDRIDTIKIMDDDLWFVASPNHKYANKKVSLDNIMLEPFIMREKGSYARVLLESLCHISSSKVPDIALEFNGLHETLMASTSGYGVSFCSSIAAKEFIDMGKLTRIYVDNANIKNEIVICTRKNEKISNLTDKFISTINN from the coding sequence ATGAATTTACATGGATTAAGATTGTTTTATATGGTAGCTAAAGCTGGAAGTGTAACAGTTGCATCAGAGCAATTAAAAATTAGTCAGCCAGCAATCACATCACAAATTAAAAAGTTTGAAAGAGAAAATGATATTACATTATTCTTACCACGGGGCAGAGGCATTTGTTTAAGTGAAATAGGTGAACAATTGGTAAAAGAAGCAGATGCAGTTTTTAAAATAGAGAATAGAATGGAATCATTAATAGATAATTATAAAAAAGGTAAAAATGGTACATTAAAAATAGCAGGAAATTATCTTTCAACAAATTTTCTAATACCAATGTGGGCGGCTAAATTAAAGAAAGAGAATAAAGATATAAATGTTGAGATTAATACATTAAATACTGAAGAAGCCATTGATCATCTTATCTCATATAAAGTAGATGTTGCAGTTCTAGGGAGTGGAGCAATGAAATATACGGATAGAATTGATACCATTAAAATAATGGATGATGATTTATGGTTTGTAGCTTCACCAAATCATAAATATGCAAACAAAAAGGTTAGTCTAGATAATATTATGTTAGAACCATTTATAATGCGGGAAAAAGGAAGTTATGCTAGGGTGCTTTTGGAATCACTTTGCCACATTAGTAGTAGTAAAGTACCTGACATAGCCCTTGAATTTAATGGGCTACATGAAACTCTTATGGCATCTACTTCTGGATATGGTGTGAGTTTTTGTTCATCAATTGCTGCTAAAGAATTTATTGATATGGGGAAGTTGACCAGAATTTATGTAGATAATGCTAATATAAAAAATGAGATTGTTATTTGTACACGTAAGAATGAAAAGATATCTAATTTAACTGATAAGTTTATTTCTACCATTAATAATTAA
- a CDS encoding histidine phosphatase family protein: MGQTILYLIRHGQTKWNLEKRMQGHKDSPLTEFGISQAQKLRDRLINEKIDLIYSSESKRAYDTAKIIQHNRNIPINIKKELKEIHMGKWEGMNQTDIINKYPETWENFWNNPSVYVPTDEGESYEELKARVIPSIEEIINLNQGKSIVIVTHRITLKVIMSHFINQNICDICRNPDIESASLSKIHLENGVFKILLYGDISHYK; this comes from the coding sequence ATGGGACAAACTATTTTATATTTAATTAGACATGGACAAACAAAATGGAATCTAGAAAAACGAATGCAAGGCCATAAAGATTCCCCTTTAACTGAATTTGGCATATCTCAAGCTCAAAAATTGCGTGATAGACTTATTAATGAAAAAATTGATTTAATATACTCTAGTGAAAGCAAACGTGCTTATGATACAGCTAAAATCATTCAGCATAATCGAAACATTCCTATAAACATAAAGAAAGAATTAAAAGAAATCCATATGGGAAAATGGGAGGGCATGAATCAAACAGATATTATTAATAAATATCCTGAAACTTGGGAAAATTTTTGGAATAACCCTTCTGTATATGTTCCAACTGATGAAGGAGAATCTTATGAAGAATTAAAAGCTAGGGTCATCCCATCAATTGAAGAAATTATTAATTTAAATCAAGGCAAAAGTATTGTTATTGTTACACATAGAATTACCTTAAAAGTTATCATGTCACATTTCATAAATCAAAATATATGTGATATTTGTAGAAATCCAGATATAGAATCGGCTAGCCTTTCAAAAATACACTTAGAAAATGGAGTCTTCAAAATACTATTATACGGAGATATATCTCACTATAAATAG
- a CDS encoding bacteriohemerythrin — protein sequence MVKWKADYEIGVKRIDEQHEKLFEIADRAYKLLTNDFILDKYDRITEILGELKEYTIFHFKSEEEYMLSIGYKKFLSHKVIHEDFIKSIDNIDLYEIDLNQDESVKKILEFVVDWIDKHILNEDKFIVEN from the coding sequence ATGGTAAAATGGAAAGCGGATTATGAAATTGGGGTAAAACGAATTGATGAGCAGCATGAAAAATTATTTGAAATAGCAGATCGTGCTTATAAACTATTAACAAATGATTTTATACTTGATAAGTATGATAGAATTACTGAAATACTTGGGGAATTAAAAGAGTATACTATATTTCATTTTAAATCTGAAGAGGAATATATGTTGAGTATAGGATATAAAAAATTCTTATCACATAAAGTAATACATGAAGATTTTATAAAATCCATTGATAATATTGATTTATACGAAATAGATCTAAATCAAGATGAGTCAGTAAAGAAGATATTAGAATTTGTTGTAGATTGGATAGACAAGCATATTTTAAATGAAGATAAATTTATAGTAGAGAATTAA
- a CDS encoding GNAT family N-acetyltransferase has translation MRILESNRLVLRPWKISDLDNLHEFMSNEKVANLAGFSVKNNKEESLKILKQFIIDSSDSLWAVELKNTNKVIGWIELHKYSEGIDINSKEIGCVLSQKYWGQGLMPEAFKQVLDYAFNEEELDSIVCSHFVNNNQSKRVIEKSGFKYDKANDDKVYYCLNKSDF, from the coding sequence ATGAGAATATTAGAGAGTAATAGATTGGTTTTAAGACCGTGGAAAATTTCTGATTTAGATAACTTACATGAATTTATGTCAAATGAAAAAGTTGCGAATTTAGCAGGCTTTAGTGTGAAGAATAACAAAGAAGAGAGCTTAAAGATATTGAAGCAATTTATCATAGATTCTTCTGATTCATTATGGGCAGTTGAATTAAAAAATACTAATAAAGTAATTGGATGGATTGAATTACACAAATATTCAGAAGGAATAGATATAAATTCAAAAGAAATAGGATGTGTTTTATCACAAAAATATTGGGGACAGGGTTTAATGCCAGAAGCGTTTAAACAAGTTCTTGATTATGCTTTTAATGAAGAAGAGCTTGATTCTATTGTATGTTCTCACTTTGTAAACAATAATCAGTCTAAAAGAGTAATTGAGAAATCTGGATTTAAGTATGATAAAGCGAATGATGATAAGGTTTATTACTGTTTGAATAAAAGCGATTTTTAA
- a CDS encoding YbhB/YbcL family Raf kinase inhibitor-like protein, with protein sequence MIATSAGIINGIIQDKYGSRGEHFNENGVPTFSLPLKIENAPVNTASFAIILEDKDAYPVTGGFAWIHWLAANITRSELKDNESQTTEDFIQGTNSWTSLQGNQQSKELSCYYGGMTPPDKAHVYELHVFALDKLLNLKKGFLLNELYHEMDGHIWEQYTLKGIYKN encoded by the coding sequence ATGATAGCAACAAGTGCAGGTATTATAAATGGGATTATTCAAGATAAATATGGCAGTCGTGGAGAACATTTTAATGAGAATGGAGTTCCAACTTTTTCTCTTCCATTAAAAATTGAAAATGCTCCAGTAAATACTGCGTCATTTGCAATAATATTAGAAGATAAAGATGCCTATCCAGTAACAGGAGGTTTTGCTTGGATACATTGGCTTGCAGCCAATATTACAAGGAGTGAATTGAAAGATAATGAGAGCCAGACAACAGAGGATTTTATACAAGGCACAAATAGCTGGACTAGCTTGCAGGGTAATCAGCAATCAAAAGAACTTTCTTGTTATTATGGTGGTATGACACCACCAGACAAAGCACATGTTTATGAGCTTCATGTTTTTGCTTTAGATAAACTGCTAAATCTAAAAAAAGGATTTTTATTAAATGAATTATATCATGAAATGGATGGACATATTTGGGAGCAATATACTCTAAAGGGAATTTATAAGAATTAG
- a CDS encoding winged helix-turn-helix transcriptional regulator — translation MKIREEYTCPLELVHDMIKGKWKSIILWRLRLGPTSLAKLERDIDGINQKMLLEQLKELIDYGFVEKRSFDGYPLRVEYSLTIDMGIKIIDALKIMQSIGIDYLKEHGMEKTLIEKKVIPE, via the coding sequence ATGAAAATAAGAGAAGAATATACGTGTCCTTTAGAACTAGTACACGATATGATTAAAGGAAAATGGAAATCTATTATATTATGGCGATTGCGATTAGGTCCTACATCATTAGCTAAGTTAGAAAGAGATATTGATGGGATTAATCAAAAAATGCTATTAGAGCAATTAAAAGAATTAATTGATTATGGATTTGTGGAAAAGAGATCATTTGATGGCTACCCTCTTCGTGTGGAATACTCTTTAACAATAGATATGGGAATAAAGATTATAGATGCCCTAAAAATCATGCAATCCATTGGGATTGATTACTTAAAGGAACATGGTATGGAAAAGACATTGATTGAAAAAAAGGTTATTCCAGAGTAA
- a CDS encoding peptidase MA family metallohydrolase, which translates to MAGKVEGSLDNLEIKNVNREKDYKLNLRKETQNFIICYTQFDKECIDKVSNVLEDNYNRITNNLNMQLNEKLTIEIHPDHNELHIALGFPNAPDWVRGGIGVGKIVIASPLNPPPGSDFYNVLNTAVHEFVHMIVNKINDNTPRWLNEGIACYEAKDNNENWIIKTVKNGLENNIIPTFKELDTGADFETFFARNGYQYSYTIVESIIKLFGYEKLRNLIKTPNSIVEIFGMTEEELQDKWIDYIKVNYLQR; encoded by the coding sequence ATGGCAGGAAAAGTAGAGGGATCCTTAGATAATCTAGAAATTAAAAATGTTAATAGAGAGAAAGATTATAAACTAAATTTAAGAAAAGAAACTCAAAATTTCATAATTTGTTATACTCAATTTGATAAAGAATGTATAGATAAAGTCTCTAATGTCCTTGAAGATAACTATAATAGGATTACTAATAACTTAAATATGCAACTTAACGAAAAATTAACTATAGAAATACACCCAGACCATAATGAACTTCATATTGCATTAGGATTTCCAAATGCGCCTGACTGGGTGAGAGGCGGAATTGGGGTGGGGAAAATTGTAATAGCATCACCTTTAAATCCACCACCAGGTTCTGATTTTTATAACGTATTAAATACAGCAGTTCACGAATTTGTACACATGATAGTAAATAAGATAAATGATAATACACCTAGATGGCTAAATGAAGGAATAGCATGTTATGAAGCAAAAGACAATAATGAAAACTGGATAATAAAAACTGTCAAAAATGGATTAGAAAATAATATTATTCCTACATTTAAAGAACTAGATACAGGAGCGGATTTTGAAACTTTTTTTGCACGTAATGGATATCAATACTCATATACCATAGTAGAATCAATAATTAAACTATTTGGGTATGAAAAGTTGCGAAACTTAATAAAGACACCCAATAGTATTGTGGAGATTTTTGGAATGACAGAAGAGGAGCTTCAAGATAAATGGATTGATTATATAAAAGTGAATTACCTGCAAAGGTAG
- a CDS encoding DUF6790 family protein, producing the protein MKKIDLYEISVIIFFILLPVIASTVNILINKSEIGPFSLIFKWFVFSGVGLRLLTAGLKQSINPSFTAKEIFKVNEENSFRIVREVGFANISLGMIGILSLPFPEFQLTAAVAGGIYFGLAGCLHLFSKMRRKDEMFAMVSDYFIFFILMILIVINYFKFV; encoded by the coding sequence ATGAAGAAAATTGATTTATATGAAATATCAGTAATTATATTTTTTATACTTCTACCTGTAATTGCGTCTACAGTTAATATTCTAATTAATAAATCTGAAATTGGTCCTTTTAGCTTGATTTTTAAATGGTTTGTTTTCTCTGGAGTTGGATTAAGATTACTTACAGCAGGATTAAAGCAATCAATAAATCCTTCATTTACAGCAAAAGAAATATTTAAAGTAAATGAAGAGAACAGTTTTCGCATTGTTAGGGAAGTTGGGTTTGCGAATATAAGTTTAGGCATGATTGGAATATTATCACTTCCGTTTCCAGAATTTCAATTAACAGCAGCTGTAGCAGGTGGAATATATTTTGGACTAGCAGGTTGCTTACATCTTTTTAGTAAGATGAGAAGAAAAGATGAGATGTTTGCAATGGTTTCTGATTATTTTATATTTTTTATTTTGATGATTCTTATTGTAATTAATTATTTTAAATTTGTATAG
- a CDS encoding GNAT family N-acetyltransferase — protein MLINTERLIIRDFQHKDKENLMKIIWQKDVIRFMKDWSENSTVKGRLSGYIDWLKTQKDSKDIYENKRYAVTLKETDELIGMVGMGLEDTLNEVEMAYFIDEDHAGNGYATEALRALYEWCISVSDIPYMILTIDCENIASCKVAEKAQFKLFEKRTPIGHKQPNMESDSYFYYRKYR, from the coding sequence ATGCTAATAAATACAGAGAGATTAATTATTCGTGATTTTCAACATAAAGATAAAGAAAATTTAATGAAAATCATATGGCAAAAAGATGTAATAAGGTTTATGAAAGACTGGTCTGAAAATAGCACTGTTAAAGGAAGGCTTTCAGGCTACATTGATTGGCTTAAGACACAAAAGGATTCAAAGGATATTTATGAAAATAAAAGATATGCTGTGACATTAAAGGAAACAGATGAGTTAATTGGCATGGTTGGAATGGGATTAGAAGATACACTAAATGAAGTTGAAATGGCATATTTTATAGATGAAGATCATGCTGGAAATGGATATGCAACAGAAGCACTAAGAGCATTGTATGAATGGTGCATAAGCGTATCAGACATTCCATATATGATTCTTACTATCGATTGTGAAAATATTGCGTCATGTAAAGTGGCCGAAAAAGCGCAATTTAAATTGTTTGAGAAAAGAACTCCAATTGGTCACAAACAACCTAATATGGAGAGTGATAGTTACTTCTATTATCGCAAATATCGTTAA
- a CDS encoding ATP-binding cassette domain-containing protein, with product MNIPIIKIKNLVKKYDDRLIFDDISLDIMKGESIALTGHNGMGKSTLIKILCGLTSITSGEVIRDKNLKFNYIPENFSQLNIKAGEYIKLIGEIEGISKDDFLKKTNYLYKEFNLENMINTSMKNLSKGTLQKISVVQALLSKPDILLLDEPLSGQDSDSQKTFIRMVRELIKDGVTVIMSCHEVFLIDQLSSRILQVKDSKIFEIKRTDISSDKYASMTFYRKEADKSFVTQNIEGIYDYHENEDYIEFKTKVSESNRVLTEMINSGYTLKYFER from the coding sequence ATGAATATACCAATAATAAAAATAAAAAATTTAGTGAAAAAATATGATGATAGATTAATTTTTGATGATATAAGTTTAGATATAATGAAAGGCGAAAGTATTGCTTTAACGGGGCATAATGGTATGGGGAAAAGCACGTTAATAAAGATTTTGTGCGGTCTTACAAGTATAACTTCTGGTGAGGTTATTCGAGACAAAAATCTTAAATTTAATTATATTCCGGAGAATTTTTCGCAGCTTAATATAAAAGCAGGTGAATATATTAAGCTAATAGGGGAAATAGAAGGAATATCAAAAGATGATTTTTTGAAGAAAACTAATTACTTATATAAGGAGTTTAACTTAGAAAATATGATAAACACTTCTATGAAAAACTTATCTAAAGGAACCCTGCAGAAGATTTCGGTAGTTCAGGCACTTTTGTCAAAACCAGATATTTTGTTATTAGATGAACCACTATCTGGACAGGACAGTGATTCACAAAAAACGTTTATTAGAATGGTAAGAGAGCTTATAAAAGATGGCGTTACAGTAATAATGTCATGTCACGAAGTATTTTTAATAGATCAATTATCTAGTAGAATATTACAGGTTAAAGATTCTAAAATATTCGAAATCAAAAGGACAGATATTAGCTCTGATAAATATGCTTCAATGACTTTTTACAGAAAAGAAGCAGATAAATCCTTTGTAACTCAAAATATTGAGGGTATCTACGATTATCATGAAAATGAAGATTATATAGAATTTAAAACAAAAGTAAGTGAAAGCAATAGGGTTTTAACAGAAATGATCAATAGTGGCTATACTTTAAAGTATTTTGAAAGGTAA
- a CDS encoding helix-turn-helix domain-containing protein: protein MKYNEVILLCLQYIEDNITEKLTVECISKKMGYSTYHFSRIFREQMSVSLMEYVKDRKLFRATEDIMLGKRILDVAIEYGYETHSGFTKAFRRKYGFSPTFIHAIYIQRLFEGGDFYMKQNKVYESANIYLKGTENYKEPKELYSFLIETIRSNKIFDDFKMLEKAYNLALSAHKGQKRKSGEDYVTHAINVAIILAEMEADEETIIAGLLHDIIEEKTGVTLKEVEESFSVKIAKMIDDVTNFNDRYSKIINKESFDEHAIMIKLADRLHNMRTIEFMDSQRWNEKAKETIEIFFPIAAKFNNSKLKTELDNLALKYV, encoded by the coding sequence TTGAAATATAATGAGGTTATTCTTTTATGTCTTCAATATATTGAAGATAATATTACAGAAAAGCTAACAGTAGAATGCATTTCTAAAAAAATGGGATATTCAACATATCATTTCTCAAGGATATTTAGGGAACAAATGAGTGTATCTCTTATGGAGTATGTAAAGGATAGAAAACTTTTTAGGGCTACTGAAGATATTATGCTAGGAAAAAGAATACTAGATGTTGCAATTGAGTATGGATATGAAACTCATAGTGGATTTACGAAAGCTTTTAGAAGAAAATATGGCTTTTCACCTACATTTATTCATGCTATTTATATTCAAAGATTATTTGAAGGCGGTGATTTTTATATGAAGCAAAATAAAGTATATGAAAGCGCGAATATATATTTAAAAGGGACTGAAAATTATAAAGAACCAAAAGAATTATATAGTTTTTTAATTGAAACTATTAGAAGTAATAAAATATTTGATGATTTCAAAATGTTAGAAAAGGCATATAATTTAGCTTTATCAGCTCATAAAGGTCAAAAGAGAAAATCAGGTGAAGATTATGTCACACATGCTATCAATGTTGCGATCATATTAGCTGAAATGGAGGCTGATGAAGAAACAATTATAGCAGGTTTATTGCATGACATAATTGAAGAAAAAACTGGAGTGACATTAAAAGAAGTAGAAGAAAGTTTCTCAGTAAAAATTGCAAAGATGATAGATGATGTAACTAATTTTAATGACAGATATTCAAAGATAATAAATAAAGAATCCTTTGATGAGCATGCTATTATGATAAAATTAGCAGATCGTCTTCATAATATGAGGACAATAGAATTTATGGATTCACAAAGATGGAATGAAAAGGCTAAAGAAACTATAGAGATATTTTTCCCAATTGCAGCTAAATTTAATAATTCAAAATTGAAAACTGAATTGGATAATTTAGCATTAAAATATGTCTAA
- a CDS encoding cytidine deaminase has protein sequence MIDAKVLIEKAFEAQKFCYTPYSNFNVGAALLCDDGTIYQGCNIENAAFTPTNCAERTAFFKAISEGKKEFIAIAVVGNKKGVKPGEGDFCAPCAVCRQVMAEFCDLKTFKIIIAKSTEEYLEHTLEEILPLAFTGKNLK, from the coding sequence ATGATAGATGCAAAAGTATTGATAGAAAAAGCATTTGAGGCACAAAAGTTTTGTTATACTCCATACTCTAATTTTAATGTAGGTGCGGCTTTACTTTGTGATGATGGAACAATATATCAGGGCTGTAATATAGAAAATGCAGCATTTACACCAACAAACTGTGCAGAAAGAACAGCTTTCTTTAAAGCAATTTCTGAAGGGAAAAAAGAATTTATTGCAATAGCAGTAGTAGGAAATAAAAAAGGGGTAAAACCTGGTGAAGGAGATTTTTGTGCACCTTGTGCAGTATGTAGGCAAGTTATGGCAGAGTTCTGTGATCTAAAGACTTTTAAAATAATTATTGCTAAAAGCACAGAAGAATATTTAGAACATACATTAGAAGAAATTCTACCTTTAGCATTTACTGGTAAAAATTTGAAATAG
- a CDS encoding DMT family transporter, whose product MSNNKVRAGHLSAVMTILIWGTTFISTKVLLKDFTPIEILIFRFIIGYLTLLCICPYHIKKAKLKQELYFAAAGLAGVTLYFLCENIALNYTLATNVGVIISIAPFFTAVFANLFLDNEKLTSYFFIGLTIAIIGILLIEFNGKFVLKLNPFGDILAILAAILWAVYSVVMKKISQFQYNTIICTRKVFFYGLIFMIPAIFICDFKLQLYRFTNVSNLMNILYLGFGASALCFVTWNWSVKILGVVKTSIYIYMVPVITAASSAVILHEKITFISIIGIILTLLGLFISDGKQIIRFRREVEDVGAKYKENAL is encoded by the coding sequence ATGAGTAATAACAAAGTTAGGGCAGGTCATTTATCAGCAGTTATGACAATATTAATTTGGGGGACAACCTTTATTTCAACTAAAGTATTATTAAAAGATTTTACACCAATTGAAATTTTAATCTTTAGATTTATAATTGGATATCTTACATTGCTTTGCATATGCCCATATCATATAAAAAAGGCTAAATTGAAACAAGAACTTTATTTCGCAGCAGCTGGGTTAGCAGGAGTAACCTTGTATTTCCTTTGTGAAAATATCGCATTGAACTATACCCTTGCAACTAATGTAGGTGTAATTATTTCAATTGCTCCATTTTTTACAGCTGTTTTTGCTAATCTGTTTTTAGATAATGAAAAGTTAACATCATACTTTTTCATTGGACTTACAATAGCAATAATAGGGATACTTCTTATCGAGTTTAACGGAAAATTTGTTTTAAAATTAAATCCATTTGGTGATATATTAGCAATACTTGCTGCTATTTTATGGGCGGTTTATTCTGTTGTCATGAAGAAAATTAGTCAATTTCAATATAATACCATTATCTGTACTCGCAAAGTATTTTTCTATGGATTAATTTTTATGATACCTGCCATATTTATTTGTGATTTTAAGCTTCAATTATATAGATTTACTAACGTATCAAATCTAATGAATATCCTATATTTAGGTTTTGGAGCATCTGCATTATGCTTTGTAACTTGGAATTGGTCAGTTAAGATTTTGGGAGTAGTGAAAACAAGCATATATATTTATATGGTACCTGTAATAACCGCTGCTTCATCTGCTGTTATTTTACATGAGAAAATAACCTTTATTTCAATTATAGGAATTATCTTAACATTATTAGGGCTATTTATTTCTGATGGAAAACAGATTATAAGATTTAGGAGAGAAGTAGAAGATGTAGGAGCAAAATACAAAGAAAATGCACTATAA
- a CDS encoding helix-turn-helix domain-containing protein, with amino-acid sequence MLNEVRTVCFDTELSIEAYNFKGIMQKFPNHFHDYYVIGFIENGKRYLSCKNKQYIIETGDLIVFNPGDIHTCEQIDDRALDYRCINIKKDVMKKITFEITGKEYLPNFMEFVLFRNELTSSLKELHLMIMEEERNLKKEELFLFIIEQLIREYSNPVSEMTIQEASVEIKTVCDYLENNYMENITLNQLSNLTGLSKYYLLHSFTKQKGISPYNYLQTIRISKAKKMLEQGVTPIEVAFKTGFTDQSHFTNFFKKLIGLTPKQYMNIFINRCRSKENE; translated from the coding sequence ATGTTAAACGAAGTTAGGACTGTTTGTTTTGATACAGAGCTAAGCATAGAGGCTTATAACTTTAAAGGTATCATGCAGAAGTTTCCAAATCACTTTCACGACTATTATGTTATTGGATTTATTGAGAATGGGAAAAGATATTTGTCTTGCAAAAATAAGCAGTACATTATAGAAACAGGGGATTTAATAGTGTTCAATCCTGGTGATATTCATACATGCGAACAAATTGATGACAGGGCGCTTGATTATAGGTGCATTAATATTAAGAAAGATGTTATGAAAAAAATCACATTTGAAATAACAGGAAAAGAATATCTGCCTAATTTTATGGAATTTGTTTTATTCCGTAATGAACTTACATCTTCTTTAAAAGAGTTACATCTTATGATAATGGAGGAGGAGAGGAATTTAAAAAAAGAGGAATTGTTTCTATTCATAATTGAGCAATTGATAAGGGAATATTCAAATCCAGTTTCTGAAATGACTATACAGGAAGCTAGTGTGGAAATTAAGACAGTGTGTGATTATCTAGAAAATAATTATATGGAAAATATCACATTAAATCAATTAAGCAATTTAACTGGATTAAGTAAATATTATTTGTTACATTCTTTTACTAAGCAAAAGGGAATATCACCATATAATTATCTTCAAACAATTAGGATTAGTAAGGCGAAAAAAATGCTGGAACAAGGAGTTACTCCAATAGAAGTAGCATTCAAAACAGGATTCACAGACCAAAGTCATTTTACAAACTTTTTTAAAAAGTTGATTGGATTAACGCCAAAGCAGTATATGAATATTTTTATTAATAGATGTAGGAGTAAAGAAAATGAGTAA
- a CDS encoding putative holin-like toxin produces MEVILISNDVLTLLFQGGLFLISLLTLIVVLIEKISKK; encoded by the coding sequence ATGGAGGTGATACTTATCAGTAATGACGTTTTAACATTACTATTTCAAGGTGGATTATTCTTAATATCGCTGTTAACATTGATAGTGGTTCTTATAGAAAAAATCTCAAAAAAATAG